The Aeromicrobium yanjiei DNA segment GGTGCCACGCCGCCGAGCATCCCGATCGAGCAGGTGCCGCGTCACGTCGCGATCGTCATGGACGGCAACGGGCGCTGGGCCAAGCAGCGTGGCCTGCCACGCACCGCAGGCCACGAGATGGGCGAGGCCGCACTGTTCGACGTCGTGGAGGGCGCGATCGAGATCGGCGTCAAGGCGATCTCCGCCTACGCATTCTCCACCGAGAACTGGAAGCGCTCGCCCGACGAGGTGCGCTTCCTGATGGGCTTCAACCGCGACGTCATCCGCCGTCGCCGCGACGAGATGCACGAGCTCGGCGTCCGCGTGCGGTGGGCCGGTCGGCGTCCGCGCCTGTGGCGCAGCGTCATCAAGGAGCTCGAGACCGCGGAGGAGCTCACCCGCGACAATGACGTCCTGACGCTGACGATGTGCGTCAACTACGGCGGACGCGCCGAGATCGCCGATGCCGCCGCCGCCCTCGCCCGTGACGTCGCGGCCGGCCGGGTCAACCCCGACAAGATCGACGAGAAGGTGTTCGCCCGCTATCTCGACGAGCCCGACATGGAGGACGTCGACCTGTTCTGGCGCACGTCGGGGGAGCAGCGCACCAGCAACTTCCTGCTGTGGCAGTCCGCGTACGCCGAGATGGTGTTCAGCGACATCGCCTGGCCCGACGTCGACCGCCGCGCCCTCTGGACCGCGATCGAGGAGTACGCCGCCCGCAACCGCCGCTACGGCAGCGCCTGACCCGCCGCAGTTTCCCAGGAGAACCTGGGAAACTGTCACCTCACCCCTGTTGCAACGAGGGTGACGTGGCGGCAAAGGGGGATCTCCTGGGAATCAGCGGCGCCGGGCCCTACGGCCGCGCCTGGGCGATCGCAGCAGACCAGGTGCTCGAGCCGTCGAGGACGTCCGCGATCGTGGCCCGGAAGCCGGGGCACCGGGTCATGTCGTGGGCCTCGCACTCGAATGCGTGCACCGCCATGGCGCGCGAGCGGCGCATCTCCTCCATCCGGCGGTCGAGATCGGCGAGGTGCTCCTGCAGCACCGCGTGACGCCTCGACCCGTGATCGTCGGCGAGCAGCACGCCGATCTGGTCAAGGGTCATCCCGGCCGCCTTGGAGCGCACGATCACGGCGATGCGCACGAGGTCGTCGTCGCCGTACAACCGGCGGTCCGCGCCGTCGCGGGCCGGTGCCAGCAGGCCTTTGTCCTCCCAGTGCCGCAGCACGTGGGTCTCCAGCCCGAACCGGGCCGCGGTGTCGCCGATCGATCGAAGGCTTGACTTCATGTTGACATGAACTCACAGAGTGGGGGCTCAGGCAACCACCAAGGAGAACCACCATGCTCGACACCATCGTCATCGGCGGCGGACCGGCCGGTCTGCAGTCCGCCCTCACGCTCGGCCGCATGCACCGGGACGTGCTGCTGCTCGACTCCGGCAGCTATCGCAACGGCACGGTCGAGCACATGCAGAACGTCATCACCCACGACGGCCGCGATCCCGCCGAGCTGCGGCTCCTGGCCCGGAAGGACCTCGCGGCGTACAGGACGGTCGAGCTCCGCGAGGCGTCTGCTGACATCGTGCGCCAGGCCGAGGACGGTTTCGAGGTCGTCGTGGGTGACGAGGTCCTGGCGAGCCGGACGATCATCCTGGCGACCGGCGTGCGCGACACGCTCCCGGACGTCCCCGGGGTCGCCGAGGCGTGGGGCCGGGAGATCGCGTCCTGCCCGTTCTGCCACGGGCACGAGCTCGCGGCAGGTCGCGTCGCGCTGCTCGGCGCCGGGCAGCAGAGCGCACACCTGGCCTCGCTGCTGGCGGGGCTCGGTGGAGAGCTCGTCGTGCTGGCGGACGGCGAGGTGCCGGACGACGACGTCGCCGCGAGGCTCGAGGCGCTCGCCGTCGACGTCAGCCCGGAGAAGGTGCAGCAGGTCGAGCGCGTCGACGGTGGCCTGCTGGTGCACCTCGACGGGGGCGAGGCCCTCGCCGTGCGCGGCATGTTCGTCGCCACCCGGATCAGCCAGTCGGCCCCCTTCGGCGAGCAGCTCGGCCTCGACCTGCTGCCGTCCGGGTGCATCGAGGTCGATGCGATGGGTCGTACGAGCCTCGCGGGGGTCCTCGCAGCGGGCGACCTGGCCCACGTCTCCGCCCTGCCCGGGCCCATGCCATCGGTCGCGGGCGCCATGTCCGCAGGGCTCACAGCCGCCGCCGTCTGCCACATGGAGCTGGCCCAGCGTGGTTGACGCGCGGGGGAGGAGAACCCCGGAACCTGCCACGTCACCCCTGTTGCAACGAGGGTGACGTGTCGGGAAAGGGGGATCTCCTGGGAATCAGCGGCGGCGCAGCAGCCGGGACAGGGCAGCGAGTCGCTGTTAGCCTCTGCGCATGAGACGCGTGATGGTGAGCGTCCTCGGGGTGCTGCTGCTGGTCAGCGCGTGCGGGTCGTCGGGCGGCGGCAGCGACGAGGACAACGGCGAAGGTGGCAAGAAGGTGTCGTACGAGTCGGTGAAGTCCTCGGTCGATGACCTGACGGCGAAGATCCTCCCAGCACTTGCCTCGGGCTTGGACGGAGAGTTCCCACTCGTCCGCGGAAAGTTCACCGAGTGCGGCGTCGGGCCCAACAACCAGAAGTACTCGGTGCGCGGGGAGCTGCACTCGCAGGTCGACGACAATGCCGAGGCGGCGGAGAGCATCCGTGCCGTGCTGACCGATGCCGGTCTCGACGTCGAGATCACCGATGACCAGACGGTCAAGGGCACGATCGACGGGACGGATGTCGTCGTGCTGTCGAGCAGCGGGCGATCGGTGGGCGGGGTCATGATCCGGTCGTTCAGCCTCGATTCGGAGTGCCAGTGGTACTCCGAAGGCGATGCGGAAGCGATGCGGAAGATCGCTCCCAATGAGTACGGAAGCCCCGTGACCGGAGCCTCCTGAACCCTCGACCGTTGGCCTGACAGGCTGTTACGGTCAGCGCATGAGACGCGCCGACGAAGGCGTCCTCGGGGGCGAACCGCTCTTCCGGGTCCTGCGCGAGCAGCACCCGGATGTCGATCTGGTGATCCTGCCTCCGGTGGACGCCGCCCAGCCCGAACAGTCCCTTGCCGCAGCACCGGACGTCGCCACGACCGTCCGCGCCGCCCGGGCGGCGCTGGACGGCTTGCTCGAGGCGATCGGCCACCCGGACCCCGACGCCCGGCACGAGGCATGGCGCTTCGAGAACTCGGCATTCGTCCGCACATTTGTCGTCCGCGCCTCGCTGCGGGGTCTGCCCGAGGGCGAGGCCGTCCCGCTCCTGCGCCGCATCGGTGACACCCTCCTGGCCCAGGGCTGGGACGCCCGCGCGGTCGTGGACCGACCGGCAGAGCTGCTTGCCAGCGATGGACGTCATCTGCTCGACGCCGAGGTCGCCGCAGGATCGATCGACCTCCGGCTGGAGTCGATGAGCCTTGCCGCCGCGCCGGAGACGATCGACGCCGTCACGGAGACGCTGCGATGAGCTTCGTCGTGTGGACCGCCGCGCTGACCCGGGCAGCCGCGGGCTGGGACGATCAGGCCGAGGCACTGTCGCAGGCGCAGTCCAGCCTCAACAAGGTCGACCCCGAGCTGCTGGGCAGCCGTGTGTCGAGCGCCGCGACGGCGTTCCTCGAGACCTGGCGCACGGAGATCAAGGACCGGGTGGCCACGGCCGAGGCTCACGCAGACGCCCTGCGCACGAGTGTGGGCAGCTACCAGCAGGCGGACGACAGGGCCGTCCAGGACCTGCAACGGCTGCTGCCGTGGGACGACCGTGGCGTCGAGCCCGGCCCGCTCCCGCCGGTCCTCGCGCCCAGGACCCTGCCCGGCGTGGCGATGCCGCAATGACCGTCCACATCCCTGACCAGGTCGCCGTCATCCCCGAGATGGAGGTCGACCAAGGTGCCAAGGCGGTCACCGACCAGCTGCGCGCCACAGCGACCAAGACGGCGGACGTCGGCTCCTGGTCCGCTGAGAACGGCGCTCCCGATGGCTGGTCCGGCGATGCGGCCGAGGCGGCCAACCACGCCATGACGACCTTCAGCACGGCGGTCGACGCCGTCACGGCGGCGTTCACGACGGTCGCGGCCGCCTGTGACGCGTACGTCTCGCAGCTCGCCGTCCTGGCTGGTCAACGGCTCGACATGATGGAGACCCGGTCCGGGATCAACATCGACATCCAGACCTTGGTCGATCTCGTGAACTCCTCCGACGTCGAGGACGAGCCCGAGCTCCAGGTGCGGGCCGACGCGCTCAAGGCCCGCGTGACCCGGCTCGACGAGCGGCGGATCGCGTGGGAGGCGCGGGTCACGGCGAACGAGGACAAGCTCGTCGCGGCGTTCCGCTCGGCCGACACCGTGGGCGAGGGACGTGCACTCAGCACCAGCTCCGACCGGCCCGACGTGGACGCCCTCAACCGCGAGCTCGAGCAGAAGAACGGCGACCCGAAGGCGATCAATGCGTGGTGGATGGCGCTGACGCCCGCCGAGCGCGAGGCGCTGAAGATCGACAATCCCGATGCCGTCGGCAACACCGACGGCATCCCCGTGGATGACCGTGACGAGGCCAACCGGGCGTCCATGACGCGCGACATCGATCGGCTCCACGGGCTGGACAAGGAGCGCGAGCTCACGCCGGAGGAGCAGCAGCTGCTCAAGAACGCCGAGGCCGCGCGTGACGCGATCGACGCCGGAGCGACCGTCACCGATCCGTCCACGGGGCTGCCGGTCGACAGCAATCTCATCCTCTACCAGCCCGAGGCGATCCACGGCGATGGTGCCGCAGCAGTCGCCTACGGCAACCCCGACACGGCCGACAACACCTCGGTCGTCGTGCCAGGCATCATGAACACGATGGCATCGCTCGGCGCCAACGGGGAGAGCGCCCTCGACCTGTTTGCCCAGGCGAACAAGGCCGATCCTGGTGCGTCGAACGCCACGATCGCCTGGATCGGTTACGACTCGCCCGACTTCGACATGAGTCAGGCCAAGGATCCGGTCAACGCGATCGACATGGCGATGGTGAGCAACGAGGAGTTCGCCGAGGCGGGCGGCAAGCGGCTCTCGGCCTTCGTCGACGGTCTGCGGGCGTCCGACACCGGCGACCAGTCGCACCTGACCGTGATCGGGCACAGCTACGGCTCCACCACGGTGGCGCACGCCGCCCACGACGGCCTCGCGGCCGACGACCTCGTGCTGCTCGGCAGCCCAGGCGCGGGAGGCGACGCCCACGACGTGAGCGATCTCAACATGGGCGAGGGGCACGTCTACGTCGGTTCGCGCGACGAGGACTTCGTCACGTGGCTCGGCGGCGACACCCGTCTGGGTCTGGGGGAGGACCCGTCCCAGTCCTCGTTCGGCGCAGACCGCATCGACGTCGGCAACGGTGAGAGCTTCCACGCCGAGGACATCGGTGGGCAGGGGCTCAACAACCACACCTCGTACTTCGACCCGGGCAGCGAGTCCCTCGAGAACATCGCCGACATCACGGTCGGCAACGATCCGGAGACGATCGACGGTCGCGACCAGCCGGCGCGCGACTACCTGACCGACTACGCCAAGGACGAGGGGATCTATTACGGCAACCAGGTGTACGACAAGTACGTCGACCCGGTGGTCGACGGGGCCCGCGACGCCATCGACACCGCGAGCGACGTCCTGGAGAACACCGGCCGACTGCTGAGCCCGCCCATGCCGTCGTTCGGGGGCATGTTCGGCTGAGTGACGGGTGGGGAGCTCTTCCGCCGACGGGCATGTCGCCCGACAGCGATAGGCTGGGCCATATGCGCATCGCCAGATTTGCCGGGGACGACGATCCTCGTTTCGGAGTCATCGGGGACGACAACGGAGTCCCCACCATCGCTGTCCTGAACGGCGATCCGCTCTACGCCGGGCTCAACCTCAGCGGTCAGAAGATCCCGCTGGCGGACGTCCGCCTGCTCGCGCCGGTCATCCCGCGCAGCAAGGTCGTGTGTGTGGGCAAGAACTACGCCAAGCACGCCGCGGAGATGGGCGGGGAGGTGCCCGAGGAGCCGCTGATCTTCCTCAAGCCCAACACGAGCGTCATCGGCCCGGGCGACCCCATCTTCTACCCCGAGCAGAGCAGCAACGTGCACTTCGAGGGTGAGCTCGCGGTCGTCATCGGCCGCATCTGCAAGGACGTGTCCGTCGAGGACGCGCCCAAGGTGATCTTCGGCTACACCGTCGCCAACGACGTCACGGCCCGCGACCTGCAGGCCAAGGACGGCCAATGGGCGCGCGCCAAGGGCTTCGACACGTTCTGCCCGCTCGGCCCCTGGATCGAGACCGACTTCGATCCCTCGAACGTCCGCGTGACGACCGAGCTCGGCGGCGAGCTCAAGCAGGACGGGCGTACGTCGGACATGGTCTTCACCGTGCCCGACGTCATCGCGTACGTGTCGTCGTTCATGACGCTCCTGCCCGGCGACGTGATCCTCACCGGCACCCCTGACGGTGTCGGTCCCATGGAGGTCGGCGACTCGGTCAGCGTGTCGATCGAAGGCCTCGGAACTCTGACGAACTCGGTGGTGTCCCGCAATGACTGACCTGACCAGCACGACCGGCACGCGACCGGTCGTCGCCCGCTTCTGCCCGTCCCCGACCGGCAACCCGCACGTCGGCATGGCCCGCACGGCCCTGTTCAGCTGGGCGTTCGCCCGCCACCACGGTGGGAAGTTCGTCTTCCGCATCGAGGACACCGACACCTCACGCGACAACGAGGAGTCGTACCACCTGCTCGTCGAGGTCATGAAGTGGCTGGGGCTGGACTGGGACGAGGGACCCGAGGTCGGGGGACCGCACGGACCGTACCGCCAGTCCGAGCGCATGGACATCTACGCCGACGTGGCCCAGCGCCTGCTCGACGCGGGCTTCGCCTACAAGGCCTACGACACCGCCGAGGAGCTCGAGCAGCGCCGCAACGCGGCCAGGGCGGCCGGCAAGCCCAGCGGCTACGACGGTCTGCACCGCGACCTCACGCTCGAGCAGCAGGCCGCGTACGAGGCGGAGGGGCGCGAGCCGGTCATCCGGTTCAAGATGCCCGAGCGCACGTACACGTTCACCGACCTCGTGCGCGGTGAGATCACCTTCGACTCGGCCAACGTGCAGGACTACGTCCTCGTGCGGGCCAACGGACAGCCGCTGTACACGCTGACCAACCCCACCGACGACGCGATGATGGGCATCACCCACGTGCTGCGCGGCGAGGACCTGCTGAGCTCGACGCCGCGCCAGATCGCGCTGTACGAGGCGTTCGCGGAGATCGGCGTGGGCGGCGGCTTCACCCCCGAGTTCGGCCACCTTCCGTTCGTGATGGGGGAGGGCAACCGCAAGCTGTCCAAGCGCGATCCCGAGTCCAATCTGCTCGACTACAAGCCCAAGGGCTTCCTGCCCGAGGGTCTGCTCAACTACATGGCGTTGCTCGGCTGGTCGATCGCCGAGGACCGCGACGTGTTCTCGCTCGAGGAGATGGTGGAGGCCTTCGAGATCGGACGGGTCAACCCCAACCCCGCTCGGTTCGACATCAAGAAGGCCGAGGCGATCAACGGATCGCACGTACGGCTGCTGACCGACGAGCAGCTGCGCGAGCGCCTCACGCCGTACTTCCAGGAGGCCGGCCTGATCGACGAGACGCCCACGGTGTCCCAGATGGGCACCCTCGCGGCGGCGACGCCGCTCGTCCACGAGCGGATCACCCTGCTGACCGAGGCCGTCGACATGCTGCGCTTCCTGTTCGTCTCCGACGACGAGTTCGTGGTCGATGCGGCGGACGCGGCCAAGAACCTCGACGCGTCCGGTCTCGAGGTCGTCCGGGCGGCTCGTGACGCGCTCGACGCGATCCCCGGGGCCGCGGAATGGACGACCGGCACGATCGAGGGGGCCCTCCGCACGACCCTCATCGACGGCATGGGGCTCAAGCCGCGGCTCGCATTCGGCCCGGTTCGCGTTGCGGTGACGGGAAGTCGCATCTCCCCGCCGCTGTTCGAGTCGCTCGAGCTGCTGGGTCACCGCAAGACCATCGCGCGCCTCGATGCGGCCTTGGGGTGAGCCCGGTTTGAGTGCCGGGAGGTGCGTCAGGTAAAGTTTGACCTCGGTTCGGACAGCGTCCGAAACCGGTGGGATATGGTGTAATTGGCAACACAGCGGTTTCTGGTACCGCCATTCTAGGTTCGAGTCCTAGTATCCCAGCGACACCCTCCGAACAGCTCGAACAAGGGCTTTGGTAGGGTTTCATCCGGTCGAGAGACCAACTCCATGGCCCCGTTGTGTAGCGGCCTAGCACGTCGCCCTCTCAAGGCGGTAGCGCGGGTTCGAATCCCGTCGGGGCTACCATGGAAAAAAACCCCCTGACCTGCGGAAACGCGGGTCAGGGGGTTTTCCGTGTCCGGGGGCGATGATCAGGGCAGGGCGGCGAGGGTTCGTACGGCGTCCGGGCTCGCGTCGAGCGCGGTCACCACGCGAGCGATGCGCGAGGTGTCGTCGAACCCCACCAGTCGCTCGAGCTTCGCGACGACGTCGTCCGCCGACATCGGGAAGTGGTCGACGTCCCCGATCGGGTTGGGCACGCCGAGGCTGATCGCGGTGCCGTCGTGAAGCGTGATCGTCACCTCCGCCGGGCGTCGGTGGGGGAGCAGGGCGTCGAGGGCCGGGCTCGCCGTGACCTCGACGCGTGCACTCAGCTCCTGTGCCGCGAGGAACGTCGCACTGCCCGGGTCGAGCGTCGTCGCATCGATCGTGGGGCTGACGACCGCGGCAGCCACGACGAACGGCAGCGAGAACATCGCGCCGAGCCTGGACGTGGGATCGCGGACGAACAGGGGCTCGGCAAGTGAGTGGGTGCGCACCGTGACGTGGGCGACCTGGTCGGCAGTCACGCCGTACGAGGACCTGAGTGCCTGGACCGCGTCCACCGCGGCGTGGGTGTAGGAGCACGACGCGTGCTGCTTGGTGTAGCCCTCGGTCGTCAGCCACTCGTGCCCCAGTCCTTCGATCAGGACGGTCGGGTCGAGCGAACCGACGATGTCGCCGAGGGAGTGCTGGGCTCTGCCGGCGTTGTCGACCAGTCCGGCCAGGCTGAGGCGGGCTGCATCGAGACCGGCCCGGTTCGCCCCCGCGATCCACAGGTTCCGGCTGAAGCCGCCGCTCAGCACGACGGCCCACGGAGTGACCTGGACGAGTGAGGTCGAGGCGTCGATCGCGGCCGCGGTCTGGGCGGTGGTGGCGCCGAGGATGAGTGAGGCCGCACAGGCTGCGCCGGCCGCGCCCCAGTGCCCGTGGGGGTGCCAACGGGGATCGCGCGTCACGGCGCGACCGAAGCGTGCGGCGACCTCATAGCCCGCGGCGATCGCGTCGAGCAGCTGTCGGCCGGTCACGGGACGATCAGCGAGTCGGGCGGCCGCGATCGCCGCGAAGA contains these protein-coding regions:
- a CDS encoding isoprenyl transferase, whose amino-acid sequence is MKREVRRPVPHPSGATPPSIPIEQVPRHVAIVMDGNGRWAKQRGLPRTAGHEMGEAALFDVVEGAIEIGVKAISAYAFSTENWKRSPDEVRFLMGFNRDVIRRRRDEMHELGVRVRWAGRRPRLWRSVIKELETAEELTRDNDVLTLTMCVNYGGRAEIADAAAALARDVAAGRVNPDKIDEKVFARYLDEPDMEDVDLFWRTSGEQRTSNFLLWQSAYAEMVFSDIAWPDVDRRALWTAIEEYAARNRRYGSA
- a CDS encoding MerR family transcriptional regulator: MKSSLRSIGDTAARFGLETHVLRHWEDKGLLAPARDGADRRLYGDDDLVRIAVIVRSKAAGMTLDQIGVLLADDHGSRRHAVLQEHLADLDRRMEEMRRSRAMAVHAFECEAHDMTRCPGFRATIADVLDGSSTWSAAIAQARP
- a CDS encoding NAD(P)/FAD-dependent oxidoreductase, with the translated sequence MLDTIVIGGGPAGLQSALTLGRMHRDVLLLDSGSYRNGTVEHMQNVITHDGRDPAELRLLARKDLAAYRTVELREASADIVRQAEDGFEVVVGDEVLASRTIILATGVRDTLPDVPGVAEAWGREIASCPFCHGHELAAGRVALLGAGQQSAHLASLLAGLGGELVVLADGEVPDDDVAARLEALAVDVSPEKVQQVERVDGGLLVHLDGGEALAVRGMFVATRISQSAPFGEQLGLDLLPSGCIEVDAMGRTSLAGVLAAGDLAHVSALPGPMPSVAGAMSAGLTAAAVCHMELAQRG
- a CDS encoding WXG100 family type VII secretion target; translated protein: MSFVVWTAALTRAAAGWDDQAEALSQAQSSLNKVDPELLGSRVSSAATAFLETWRTEIKDRVATAEAHADALRTSVGSYQQADDRAVQDLQRLLPWDDRGVEPGPLPPVLAPRTLPGVAMPQ
- a CDS encoding alpha/beta hydrolase, with protein sequence MTVHIPDQVAVIPEMEVDQGAKAVTDQLRATATKTADVGSWSAENGAPDGWSGDAAEAANHAMTTFSTAVDAVTAAFTTVAAACDAYVSQLAVLAGQRLDMMETRSGINIDIQTLVDLVNSSDVEDEPELQVRADALKARVTRLDERRIAWEARVTANEDKLVAAFRSADTVGEGRALSTSSDRPDVDALNRELEQKNGDPKAINAWWMALTPAEREALKIDNPDAVGNTDGIPVDDRDEANRASMTRDIDRLHGLDKERELTPEEQQLLKNAEAARDAIDAGATVTDPSTGLPVDSNLILYQPEAIHGDGAAAVAYGNPDTADNTSVVVPGIMNTMASLGANGESALDLFAQANKADPGASNATIAWIGYDSPDFDMSQAKDPVNAIDMAMVSNEEFAEAGGKRLSAFVDGLRASDTGDQSHLTVIGHSYGSTTVAHAAHDGLAADDLVLLGSPGAGGDAHDVSDLNMGEGHVYVGSRDEDFVTWLGGDTRLGLGEDPSQSSFGADRIDVGNGESFHAEDIGGQGLNNHTSYFDPGSESLENIADITVGNDPETIDGRDQPARDYLTDYAKDEGIYYGNQVYDKYVDPVVDGARDAIDTASDVLENTGRLLSPPMPSFGGMFG
- a CDS encoding fumarylacetoacetate hydrolase family protein; its protein translation is MRIARFAGDDDPRFGVIGDDNGVPTIAVLNGDPLYAGLNLSGQKIPLADVRLLAPVIPRSKVVCVGKNYAKHAAEMGGEVPEEPLIFLKPNTSVIGPGDPIFYPEQSSNVHFEGELAVVIGRICKDVSVEDAPKVIFGYTVANDVTARDLQAKDGQWARAKGFDTFCPLGPWIETDFDPSNVRVTTELGGELKQDGRTSDMVFTVPDVIAYVSSFMTLLPGDVILTGTPDGVGPMEVGDSVSVSIEGLGTLTNSVVSRND
- the gltX gene encoding glutamate--tRNA ligase; this encodes MTDLTSTTGTRPVVARFCPSPTGNPHVGMARTALFSWAFARHHGGKFVFRIEDTDTSRDNEESYHLLVEVMKWLGLDWDEGPEVGGPHGPYRQSERMDIYADVAQRLLDAGFAYKAYDTAEELEQRRNAARAAGKPSGYDGLHRDLTLEQQAAYEAEGREPVIRFKMPERTYTFTDLVRGEITFDSANVQDYVLVRANGQPLYTLTNPTDDAMMGITHVLRGEDLLSSTPRQIALYEAFAEIGVGGGFTPEFGHLPFVMGEGNRKLSKRDPESNLLDYKPKGFLPEGLLNYMALLGWSIAEDRDVFSLEEMVEAFEIGRVNPNPARFDIKKAEAINGSHVRLLTDEQLRERLTPYFQEAGLIDETPTVSQMGTLAAATPLVHERITLLTEAVDMLRFLFVSDDEFVVDAADAAKNLDASGLEVVRAARDALDAIPGAAEWTTGTIEGALRTTLIDGMGLKPRLAFGPVRVAVTGSRISPPLFESLELLGHRKTIARLDAALG
- a CDS encoding MmgE/PrpD family protein, with translation MFRLAEQQAATERLAELASRCRRGGVPSHVRDRIEVMLTDLLGVTLAGHRTPELRALAAAWRAEDGPHTTTGSMLSGSAETVAHLDAIAACCLELDEGNKHAAGHPAAHVVFAAIAAARLADRPVTGRQLLDAIAAGYEVAARFGRAVTRDPRWHPHGHWGAAGAACAASLILGATTAQTAAAIDASTSLVQVTPWAVVLSGGFSRNLWIAGANRAGLDAARLSLAGLVDNAGRAQHSLGDIVGSLDPTVLIEGLGHEWLTTEGYTKQHASCSYTHAAVDAVQALRSSYGVTADQVAHVTVRTHSLAEPLFVRDPTSRLGAMFSLPFVVAAAVVSPTIDATTLDPGSATFLAAQELSARVEVTASPALDALLPHRRPAEVTITLHDGTAISLGVPNPIGDVDHFPMSADDVVAKLERLVGFDDTSRIARVVTALDASPDAVRTLAALP